A genomic stretch from Garciella nitratireducens DSM 15102 includes:
- the cobD gene encoding threonine-phosphate decarboxylase CobD, giving the protein MNKHGGYYGQDYKEIIDFSVNINPLGPSCYIKQKMKEAIKTVHRYPEIKGERSIKVLAQHLGRKGRQILLGNGAIELIYLFVRSLQPQKALVLGPTFNEYRRAFQLSNTKVLELSRILREEIYIDKEILIKNIYKLRPDVLVLCNPNNPTGDYISPKEFAPVLEVMDEIGGWTMIDESFLDFTEKESFEREIDHHQLFLLRSMTKFYSLPGIRLGYGLGKEDLIEKLEYYKEPWTMNNIALEALPYILRDQKFIQQTLEWIRSERKFFYESLKTIPVLKVFEPSANFILFHLEKGNPKEFFQFLLNHKIYIRSCEDFQNLGEDYFRVAIKMRENNQWLLECINQWSTRNF; this is encoded by the coding sequence ATGAATAAACATGGAGGATATTATGGACAAGATTATAAGGAAATTATAGATTTTAGTGTTAATATTAATCCTTTAGGACCTTCATGCTATATCAAACAAAAGATGAAAGAGGCTATTAAAACTGTTCATAGATACCCTGAAATCAAAGGGGAACGTTCTATAAAAGTACTAGCTCAGCATTTGGGGCGAAAAGGAAGACAAATTTTATTAGGAAATGGAGCTATAGAATTAATTTATCTTTTTGTGAGAAGTTTACAACCCCAAAAAGCTTTGGTTTTAGGGCCTACTTTTAATGAGTATCGACGAGCATTTCAACTAAGTAACACAAAAGTACTAGAACTATCTAGAATACTAAGAGAAGAAATATACATTGATAAAGAGATTCTTATAAAGAATATTTATAAGCTAAGACCAGATGTATTAGTTTTATGCAATCCCAATAATCCTACCGGAGATTATATTTCTCCAAAGGAGTTTGCTCCTGTTTTAGAAGTTATGGATGAAATCGGAGGGTGGACTATGATTGATGAGTCCTTCTTAGATTTTACTGAAAAAGAAAGCTTTGAAAGGGAAATAGATCATCATCAGTTATTCTTATTAAGATCAATGACTAAGTTTTATAGTCTGCCAGGAATTCGACTGGGATATGGATTGGGCAAAGAAGATCTGATTGAAAAACTAGAGTATTATAAAGAACCTTGGACTATGAACAATATTGCTTTGGAAGCTCTTCCTTATATTTTAAGAGATCAAAAATTCATACAACAAACTTTAGAATGGATCCGTTCAGAGAGAAAGTTTTTTTATGAAAGTTTAAAGACAATACCAGTACTTAAGGTATTTGAACCTAGTGCAAACTTTATATTATTTCATTTAGAAAAGGGAAATCCAAAGGAATTCTTTCAATTTCTTTTAAATCATAAAATTTATATAAGAAGTTGTGAAGATTTTCAAAATCTTGGAGAGGATTATTTTCGAGTTGCTATAAAAATGAGAGAAAACAATCAATGGCTACTAGAATGTATCAATCAATGGAGTACGAGAAATTTCTAA
- a CDS encoding cobyrinate a,c-diamide synthase, translated as MNGVMIAATSSGVGKTTLSLGLMAAFKKRGLKVQPFKVGPDYIDPEFHKLVTQKPSYNLDSWMLEEDILKFLFYKNMDHKDIAIIEGVMGLYDGIGAERQACGSSAQISKILEIPVILVIDGSSMSSSAAAIVLGYQLYDPKVKIQGIIINKVSGQAHYDLLKEAIERDTHIKCLGYLPKDLNLSLNSRHLGLVPVEEIKNFKEKIDRLVIYIEKYIDLEEILKLSQWKTSFVEIRRDDKTSYIKYAQGLRLGILKDKAFHFYYQDNIDLLRDIGVELKWISPLKEKKLPKDLDGLYLGGGFPEIFAKELEENQSFRESVYHDLESGLPAYGECGGLMYLTQKIQDLEGKDYEMVGFFPTKSIMTKRLQHFGYVEVETQNGLKIKAHEFHHSKIVENKYLSYCYQVRKKRKGKIIKEWKCGITKKNVLAAYPHIHFYSNIEFLKKFLKICKNYQKRKSLK; from the coding sequence ATGAATGGAGTGATGATTGCTGCTACATCTAGTGGTGTTGGGAAAACTACATTGTCACTGGGGCTTATGGCAGCTTTCAAAAAGAGAGGTTTAAAGGTTCAACCCTTTAAAGTAGGACCGGATTATATTGACCCAGAATTTCATAAACTGGTTACTCAAAAGCCATCTTATAATCTAGATAGCTGGATGTTGGAAGAAGATATCTTAAAATTTTTATTTTACAAAAATATGGATCATAAAGATATTGCAATTATTGAGGGAGTTATGGGACTTTATGATGGGATAGGAGCAGAAAGACAAGCTTGTGGAAGTAGTGCTCAAATTTCTAAAATTTTAGAGATCCCTGTTATTTTAGTGATTGATGGGTCTAGTATGTCTAGTAGTGCTGCGGCTATAGTATTGGGGTATCAATTATACGATCCAAAGGTAAAGATTCAAGGAATTATCATCAATAAAGTATCAGGACAAGCACATTATGATTTGTTAAAAGAGGCTATAGAAAGGGATACTCATATTAAATGTTTGGGATATTTACCCAAAGATTTGAATTTATCTTTAAACAGTAGACATTTAGGACTTGTTCCTGTAGAAGAGATTAAGAATTTTAAAGAAAAAATAGATCGATTGGTTATCTACATAGAAAAGTATATAGACTTAGAGGAAATTCTTAAGTTATCACAATGGAAAACTTCTTTTGTAGAAATTCGAAGAGACGATAAGACTTCTTATATAAAGTATGCTCAAGGACTTAGACTAGGAATTTTAAAAGACAAGGCTTTTCATTTTTATTATCAAGATAATATTGATTTACTTAGGGATATAGGAGTAGAACTAAAATGGATCAGTCCTTTAAAAGAAAAGAAATTACCTAAAGATCTGGACGGGCTTTATTTAGGAGGAGGTTTTCCTGAGATATTTGCTAAAGAACTTGAAGAAAATCAAAGCTTTAGAGAAAGTGTATATCACGATTTAGAATCAGGCCTTCCTGCTTATGGAGAATGTGGAGGGTTGATGTATTTAACTCAAAAAATTCAGGATTTAGAAGGCAAAGATTATGAAATGGTAGGATTTTTTCCTACAAAATCTATTATGACTAAAAGACTGCAACACTTTGGGTATGTAGAAGTAGAAACTCAAAATGGTCTTAAAATTAAGGCCCATGAATTTCATCATTCTAAAATAGTAGAGAATAAATATCTTAGTTATTGCTATCAAGTTAGAAAGAAAAGAAAAGGGAAAATAATAAAGGAATGGAAATGCGGAATAACAAAAAAAAACGTCTTAGCAGCATATCCTCATATTCACTTTTATAGTAATATAGAGTTTCTTAAAAAATTCCTTAAGATTTGTAAAAACTATCAAAAAAGGAAGTCTTTAAAATGA
- the cbiB gene encoding adenosylcobinamide-phosphate synthase CbiB, with translation MERRLFLCAVVLDYLLGDPINWPHPIVYIGKVIAFYEKQIRKTMRNLKFGGILLVFFSLITVIGSSHIILKLVRKIHPILESFFILYFIYALLAAKCLHIESKKVYQKLQEGEVEQAREKISYLVGRDTSKLGLEEITRATIETVAENTIDGVIAPMFYGVIGFCLGYPIEYMLFYKTVNTLDSMVGYIQQPYKDIGYASAKLDDILNYIPARIGSIFMILAGGMLGYDVKNAFSILKRDRRNHKSPNCAYPESAVAGLLHIQLGGSNIYFGQKLEKPTIGDKTRSFYPQDILSTIRIMYASQILFLVVSIGLLSWI, from the coding sequence ATGGAAAGAAGATTATTTTTATGTGCTGTTGTTTTAGATTATTTATTAGGGGACCCTATAAATTGGCCCCATCCAATTGTTTACATAGGCAAGGTAATTGCTTTTTATGAAAAACAAATTCGTAAAACAATGAGAAACTTAAAATTTGGAGGAATTTTACTCGTATTTTTTTCTTTAATTACTGTAATAGGAAGTAGTCATATTATTTTAAAGTTAGTAAGAAAAATACATCCTATTTTAGAAAGTTTTTTTATCTTATATTTTATTTATGCTTTATTAGCAGCGAAGTGCCTTCATATAGAATCAAAAAAGGTTTATCAGAAATTACAAGAAGGCGAGGTAGAACAGGCAAGAGAGAAAATATCTTATTTAGTAGGGAGAGATACTAGTAAACTTGGATTAGAAGAAATTACAAGGGCTACTATTGAAACGGTAGCAGAAAATACTATAGATGGAGTAATCGCTCCTATGTTTTATGGAGTGATAGGATTTTGTTTAGGATATCCAATAGAATATATGCTTTTTTATAAAACAGTAAATACCTTAGATTCCATGGTGGGATATATACAGCAGCCTTATAAAGACATTGGATATGCCTCGGCAAAATTAGATGATATATTAAACTATATTCCTGCTAGAATAGGGAGTATTTTTATGATTTTAGCTGGAGGAATGTTAGGGTATGATGTAAAAAATGCTTTTTCAATTTTAAAAAGAGATCGGCGTAATCATAAAAGTCCTAATTGTGCTTATCCTGAATCTGCAGTAGCAGGGCTTCTTCATATTCAATTAGGAGGGAGCAATATTTATTTTGGACAAAAATTGGAAAAACCTACTATTGGAGACAAAACAAGATCTTTTTATCCTCAGGATATTTTATCTACTATTCGTATTATGTATGCATCTCAAATTTTATTTTTGGTGGTTTCTATAGGTTTATTAAGTTGGATTTAA